From a single Streptomyces sp. NBC_00377 genomic region:
- a CDS encoding MTH1187 family thiamine-binding protein produces MIVAFSVTPLGVGEDVGEHVAEAVRVVRESGLPNRTDAMFTSVEGEWDEVMDVVKRAVAAVEERAPRVSLVLKADIRPGVTDGLTSKVETVERHLGERSR; encoded by the coding sequence ATGATCGTCGCCTTCTCCGTCACCCCGCTGGGGGTCGGCGAGGACGTCGGCGAACACGTCGCCGAAGCCGTCCGGGTGGTCCGTGAGTCCGGCCTCCCGAACCGCACCGACGCCATGTTCACCTCCGTCGAGGGTGAGTGGGACGAGGTCATGGACGTCGTCAAGCGCGCCGTGGCCGCCGTCGAGGAGCGGGCCCCGCGCGTCTCCCTGGTCCTGAAGGCGGACATCCGTCCCGGCGTGACGGACGGTCTGACGTCCAAGGTGGAGACGGTGGAACGGCACCTGGGGGAGCGGTCGCGGTAG
- a CDS encoding DUF3817 domain-containing protein, translating into MDLKTASALRRLRLVSAPEAVSFLLLLVCSVLKRTTDFNAVPVMGMVHGVLFVLYVLCWADAWNRAKWPLGTAALYFVLSVLPTGGFFAERRLRREAEDAVIASRARRESVAKA; encoded by the coding sequence GTGGACCTGAAGACAGCCTCCGCCCTCCGCCGACTGCGCCTGGTCTCCGCCCCCGAGGCGGTGTCCTTCCTTCTGCTGCTGGTCTGCTCGGTGCTGAAGCGGACCACGGACTTCAACGCGGTGCCCGTGATGGGCATGGTCCACGGTGTGCTCTTCGTCCTGTACGTGCTCTGCTGGGCCGATGCCTGGAACCGCGCGAAGTGGCCCCTGGGGACGGCCGCCCTCTACTTCGTCCTCTCGGTCCTGCCGACCGGCGGCTTCTTCGCCGAGCGCAGGCTCCGCCGGGAGGCCGAGGACGCGGTGATCGCCTCGCGCGCCCGCCGGGAATCGGTGGCGAAGGCATGA
- a CDS encoding AIM24 family protein: protein MFRLQGSKVLAVDMTGDAVKAKNGSMVAYDGQMAFKKLSGGGEGIRGMVTRRLTGEQMTMMEVRGQGTCWLADRASEINLVRLQGDKLFVESSNLLATDGGLRTGTSFTGLRGATQGNGLFTTTVEGTGQAAITSDGPAVVLRVSPQYPLTVDPGAYVAHQGNVRQSFQSGVTFRTFMGEGGGEAFQIRFEGDGLVYVQPSERNTIAGDV, encoded by the coding sequence ATGTTTCGACTCCAAGGCAGCAAGGTGCTGGCCGTCGACATGACCGGGGACGCCGTGAAGGCGAAGAACGGCTCGATGGTCGCGTACGACGGGCAGATGGCGTTCAAGAAGCTCAGCGGCGGCGGCGAGGGCATCCGGGGGATGGTCACCCGCAGGCTCACCGGCGAGCAGATGACCATGATGGAGGTGAGGGGGCAGGGAACCTGCTGGCTGGCCGACCGCGCTTCCGAGATCAATCTCGTCCGGCTCCAGGGCGACAAGCTGTTCGTCGAGTCGAGCAACCTGCTCGCGACCGACGGCGGCCTGCGGACCGGGACGAGTTTCACCGGTCTGCGCGGCGCGACGCAGGGCAACGGGCTGTTCACGACGACCGTCGAGGGCACCGGCCAGGCGGCGATCACCTCGGACGGGCCGGCCGTGGTGCTGCGCGTCAGTCCGCAGTACCCGCTGACCGTCGACCCCGGCGCCTATGTGGCGCACCAGGGCAACGTCCGGCAGTCCTTCCAGTCCGGTGTGACCTTCCGCACGTTCATGGGCGAGGGCGGCGGCGAGGCGTTCCAGATCAGGTTCGAGGGGGACGGCCTGGTGTACGTCCAGCCGAGCGAGCGCAACACGATCGCGGGGGATGTGTGA